In one window of Lewinella sp. 4G2 DNA:
- the moaA gene encoding GTP 3',8-cyclase MoaA: MLLDNHHRQTTYLRLAVTDRCNLRCRYCMPAEGIDFSPRSELLTFEEILLLCRTLADLGVNKVRLTGGEPLSRRGLTDLVDGLSPLFPTLAMTTNGILLPQHLDRLVAAGLTNYNLSLDTLRPERFFEITRRDEFDGTWRALELLQAAQLNTKINVVVMASRNDDELLDFVALTKDRAIDVRFIEAMPFNDGDGNHHLFLSATEMLTRIRSQHPDLAVNTDDRHSSAQRYRVPGYLGSFGIIPAYSRTLCGSCNRLRVTPKGTLLNCLYSTKGLELRPLLRAGIGESELAELITIFVAGKHVNGHVTQKLEQSSSTFASMTSIGG; the protein is encoded by the coding sequence ATGCTACTCGATAATCACCACCGCCAAACTACCTATTTGCGCCTGGCCGTTACGGACCGGTGCAACCTGCGGTGCCGGTACTGCATGCCGGCGGAAGGTATCGATTTCAGCCCCCGTTCCGAACTGCTGACCTTCGAGGAAATCCTGCTCCTTTGCCGAACGTTGGCCGATCTGGGCGTCAACAAAGTCCGGCTGACGGGTGGTGAACCACTCTCGCGCCGTGGTTTGACGGACTTGGTGGACGGCCTCAGCCCCCTCTTCCCCACCCTGGCGATGACGACGAATGGTATCCTTTTGCCCCAACACCTCGACCGTTTAGTAGCGGCGGGCCTGACCAATTATAACCTCAGCCTGGACACTTTGCGGCCGGAACGCTTCTTCGAAATTACCCGTCGGGATGAATTTGACGGCACCTGGCGGGCGCTGGAATTGCTTCAAGCTGCGCAGCTGAATACTAAGATCAACGTGGTCGTTATGGCGAGCCGTAACGACGACGAGTTGCTCGATTTCGTGGCCCTCACCAAAGATCGGGCCATTGACGTTCGCTTCATCGAAGCCATGCCCTTTAACGATGGTGATGGCAACCACCATCTCTTCTTATCGGCCACGGAGATGCTTACTCGTATTCGTTCCCAGCACCCCGATTTAGCCGTTAATACGGACGATCGCCACAGTAGTGCGCAACGGTATCGTGTGCCTGGCTACCTTGGCAGTTTTGGCATCATTCCGGCCTACAGTCGCACGCTTTGCGGCAGCTGCAATCGCCTGCGGGTGACGCCGAAAGGGACGCTGCTGAACTGCCTTTACTCCACTAAAGGCCTTGAATTGCGGCCGCTTCTACGAGCGGGCATTGGCGAATCCGAACTCGCCGAACTCATCACTATTTTTGTGGCGGGTAAGCACGTTAATGGCCACGTTACTCAGAAGTTGGAGCAATCGAGTTCCACTTTTGCTTCAATGACTTCCATTGGCGGCTAA
- a CDS encoding DNA translocase FtsK has translation MAKAKKKTTQPGLKMGFGDERVPKLFGILLILMAVYLGVAFISYLFTWKVDQDRVLRFSWKLLLNDGPTVDNWLGRLGAFLSNFWMYFLFGVPSFGVVYLLWKLGLNFLRRRVIKEMMGPFVTVMLAMIGGAVLLEFLFGSVTNFPLGGAVGAYLVSHLTRVLGAFGVVLLLFALVAIYLVIEVKIDFNGTPEQIKNDIYDHFSGRLPKRKGAAAGAVEGGNAGAFTPGVALEESSGLKIRSTVNVNEPLRPSKERASVLRPGGGDDFEVEGPATLGDKGIEQIPGKQLEMPIDAVGDLTVISPDPLATGVDNLIIADGDTGINTDLAATAQNQNHSEPYDPTLDLPNFTSPIVELLIDRDTGSAEVDRSELEANKDQIIETLLNYKIEITKIRATIGPTVTLYEIVPAPGVRISKIKNLEDDIALSLAALGIRIIAPIPGRGTIGIEVPNKNPQMVSMREVIESDKFRNAKMDLPLALGKTIKNEVLIADLAKMPHLLVAGATGQGKSVGINSIIMSILYKKHPSQVKLVMIDPKKVELFPYAKLESHFLAFLPGQTEPITTETTKVIHILNSLCIEMDQRYDLLKKASARNIKEYNQKFVARKLNPEKGHKFLPFIVLVIDEFADLIMTAGKEVEMPIARLAQLSRAVGIHLVIATQRPSVNIITGVIKANFPARIAYKVTAKVDSRTILDGGGADQLIGRGDMLLSNGGDIVRLQGAFVDTPEVEEVIDFIGKQRGYVEPYLLPEYNTDEEMAGSGALSYADLDDMFEDAARLIIQQQHGSTSMIQRRLKLGYNRAGRIVDQMEQLGIVGPAQGSKPREVLVYDEQELTRFIDDLRNRG, from the coding sequence ATGGCCAAAGCAAAAAAGAAAACTACCCAACCGGGCCTGAAGATGGGCTTCGGCGACGAGCGGGTGCCGAAACTCTTCGGCATTCTCCTCATCCTAATGGCCGTGTACCTTGGGGTAGCTTTCATTTCCTACCTCTTCACCTGGAAAGTGGACCAGGACCGCGTCCTCCGCTTCAGCTGGAAACTCCTCCTGAACGACGGCCCAACGGTAGACAATTGGCTCGGCCGCCTCGGCGCCTTTCTCTCTAATTTCTGGATGTATTTCCTCTTCGGAGTGCCCTCCTTCGGGGTGGTCTACCTGCTCTGGAAATTGGGCCTGAACTTCCTCCGCCGCCGCGTAATCAAGGAGATGATGGGGCCATTCGTAACCGTTATGCTCGCGATGATCGGCGGGGCGGTTCTACTGGAATTTCTCTTCGGGAGCGTTACCAATTTTCCCCTTGGTGGGGCCGTGGGCGCCTACCTGGTAAGCCACCTCACGCGGGTGCTCGGCGCATTTGGCGTGGTACTACTACTGTTCGCCCTCGTGGCGATCTATCTCGTCATTGAAGTCAAAATCGACTTCAACGGGACGCCGGAGCAGATCAAAAACGATATTTACGACCACTTTTCCGGTCGCCTACCCAAGCGCAAGGGCGCTGCCGCGGGTGCCGTGGAAGGGGGAAACGCCGGTGCCTTTACGCCGGGCGTTGCCCTGGAGGAAAGTTCCGGGCTAAAAATTCGGTCCACCGTTAACGTAAACGAACCGCTGCGACCCTCCAAGGAACGGGCCTCCGTCCTCCGGCCGGGTGGGGGAGACGACTTCGAAGTCGAAGGCCCCGCCACCCTGGGCGACAAGGGCATCGAACAGATCCCCGGCAAACAACTGGAAATGCCAATTGATGCCGTTGGTGACCTCACCGTCATCAGCCCGGACCCACTCGCGACGGGCGTAGACAACCTCATCATTGCGGATGGCGATACCGGTATCAATACCGACCTGGCCGCGACGGCCCAAAACCAAAACCACTCGGAGCCCTACGACCCGACGCTGGACCTGCCGAACTTTACATCCCCCATCGTTGAGCTGCTCATCGACCGCGACACGGGTTCCGCCGAAGTGGACCGAAGCGAGCTGGAGGCCAATAAGGACCAGATCATTGAGACCCTCCTTAATTACAAGATCGAGATCACCAAGATCCGCGCCACCATCGGGCCAACGGTAACGCTCTACGAGATCGTCCCCGCACCCGGCGTACGAATCAGCAAGATCAAGAACCTGGAGGATGACATCGCCCTCTCCCTGGCCGCACTTGGTATCCGGATCATCGCGCCGATCCCCGGCCGTGGCACCATCGGTATTGAGGTGCCGAACAAGAACCCGCAGATGGTCTCCATGCGCGAGGTCATCGAATCGGATAAGTTCCGCAACGCCAAAATGGATCTCCCGCTTGCGCTTGGTAAGACCATCAAGAACGAGGTGTTGATCGCCGACCTTGCTAAGATGCCTCACCTCCTGGTGGCCGGTGCGACGGGCCAGGGTAAATCGGTGGGTATCAACTCGATCATCATGTCGATCCTCTACAAAAAGCACCCCTCGCAGGTGAAGCTGGTGATGATCGACCCGAAGAAGGTGGAACTCTTCCCCTACGCTAAGTTGGAGAGCCACTTCCTGGCCTTCCTCCCCGGCCAGACGGAGCCCATCACGACGGAGACGACCAAGGTCATCCACATCCTTAACAGCCTCTGTATTGAGATGGACCAGCGGTACGACCTGCTGAAAAAAGCTTCCGCCCGGAACATTAAGGAGTACAACCAGAAGTTCGTGGCCCGCAAGCTGAACCCGGAGAAAGGCCACAAATTCCTCCCCTTCATCGTACTGGTCATCGACGAGTTCGCCGACCTCATCATGACGGCGGGTAAGGAGGTGGAGATGCCGATTGCGCGGCTCGCACAGCTCTCCCGTGCCGTCGGGATTCACCTGGTGATAGCTACTCAGCGCCCGTCGGTGAACATCATCACGGGGGTTATCAAAGCCAACTTCCCGGCCCGGATTGCCTACAAAGTGACGGCCAAGGTGGATTCCCGTACCATCCTCGATGGCGGCGGCGCCGACCAACTGATCGGCCGTGGTGATATGCTCCTGTCTAACGGCGGCGACATCGTCCGCCTCCAGGGTGCCTTCGTCGACACCCCCGAAGTGGAGGAGGTGATCGACTTCATCGGTAAGCAGCGCGGTTACGTGGAACCCTACTTGCTACCGGAGTACAACACCGACGAAGAAATGGCCGGCAGCGGCGCCCTCTCCTACGCCGACCTCGACGATATGTTCGAGGATGCCGCTCGCCTGATCATTCAGCAGCAACACGGCTCTACTTCCATGATTCAGCGCCGCCTGAAGCTGGGCTATAACCGCGCTGGACGGATTGTCGATCAGATGGAACAGTTGGGCATCGTTGGGCCAGCTCAAGGTTCTAAGCCGCGGGAAGTACTCGTGTACGATGAGCAGGAATTGACGCGGTTTATTGATGATCTGAGAAATCGGGGGTAG
- a CDS encoding DUF3817 domain-containing protein, with product MLSNHLSSEFGRFRLLGIIEGISFLLILGITMPLKYIYDQPEPNKIAGMIHGALFIFYCAGALMFYWQRKWPVWKLLALWGAAIIPFGTFVADWKLLADQEG from the coding sequence ATGCTAAGTAATCACCTCTCTTCCGAGTTCGGCCGCTTCCGACTGCTCGGCATTATTGAAGGCATTTCTTTCCTGCTGATCCTGGGGATCACGATGCCGCTGAAGTATATCTATGACCAGCCGGAACCCAACAAGATTGCGGGGATGATCCACGGCGCCCTGTTCATCTTTTATTGCGCCGGGGCGCTGATGTTCTACTGGCAACGGAAATGGCCGGTCTGGAAATTATTGGCCTTGTGGGGCGCGGCCATCATCCCATTCGGGACTTTTGTGGCGGATTGGAAGTTGTTGGCGGACCAGGAAGGGTAA